A stretch of the Mesorhizobium sp. Pch-S genome encodes the following:
- a CDS encoding STN domain-containing protein: MRHTFVMGFGLTMLSCAALAQTQASVDFVIAAQPLATALDAYSATSGVELFYDGELVIDRRSKAVEGLLAPDAALRELLVGSGLVARATGPNSFTIAPRPPSRVADSGHQAYFGAIQARVAQVLCARPQTRPGKTDLLLRLWIGPSGLVQRAQLLDAPGDRRLENLFAAALRGVSIGVSPPTGLPQPITMAILARADGGASGCADPATMAVR, from the coding sequence TTGCGCCATACGTTCGTGATGGGCTTCGGGTTGACGATGCTGAGTTGCGCGGCACTTGCGCAGACGCAGGCGAGTGTCGATTTCGTGATCGCCGCCCAGCCGCTCGCGACCGCGCTCGATGCCTACAGCGCAACATCGGGCGTTGAGCTTTTCTACGATGGCGAATTGGTCATCGACCGGCGCTCAAAAGCTGTCGAAGGGCTTCTGGCGCCCGATGCGGCGTTGCGTGAACTGCTGGTCGGCAGTGGTCTCGTCGCGCGAGCGACCGGTCCCAACAGCTTTACCATCGCACCTCGGCCCCCGTCGCGGGTGGCAGATTCCGGCCATCAGGCGTACTTCGGCGCGATCCAGGCGCGCGTGGCGCAGGTCCTGTGCGCGCGCCCGCAAACCCGCCCGGGCAAAACCGACTTGCTGCTTCGGTTATGGATCGGGCCCTCCGGACTGGTCCAGCGGGCACAGTTGCTCGACGCTCCCGGCGATCGCCGGCTTGAAAACCTGTTCGCGGCAGCGCTGCGCGGGGTGTCGATTGGCGTTTCGCCGCCAACGGGTTTGCCGCAGCCCATTACAATGGCGATCCTTGCCCGTGCTGACGGTGGGGCGTCGGGATGCGCCGATCCCGCCACGATGGCGGTGCGCTGA
- a CDS encoding serine protease, whose product MISRSHSDRLKAVLLAAFLALVIGPVEAQTSKPQEQAPAINRQLTGTAFYVDETGHMLTARHAVENCARLIITKESKQVDARVVAVSDRYDIALIKTRRTQGLAAVFPRASTADIDDMMFAAGYDALAGLLSGGGVLANARVISSFGGSEMGHLVLDSPVRSGASGAPVLDRNGLVQGVVSRRTMINRVLAVGATEARSFLARQGVHVRQDDRPQIAANGSRAHRAASISARVTCLQR is encoded by the coding sequence ATGATTTCGAGATCGCACAGTGACCGCCTGAAAGCTGTCCTGCTCGCCGCTTTTCTTGCGCTCGTCATCGGGCCGGTCGAGGCGCAGACGTCAAAGCCTCAGGAGCAGGCACCCGCCATCAACCGGCAATTGACCGGTACGGCCTTCTACGTTGACGAGACGGGCCACATGCTGACGGCACGCCACGCAGTGGAAAATTGCGCGCGTCTGATCATCACCAAGGAAAGTAAGCAGGTCGATGCACGCGTGGTCGCAGTGTCCGACCGCTACGATATCGCCCTCATCAAGACCCGCAGGACACAGGGGCTGGCGGCTGTGTTCCCACGCGCCAGCACGGCTGACATCGACGACATGATGTTCGCGGCCGGCTATGACGCATTGGCCGGCCTCCTGTCAGGCGGCGGCGTGCTCGCCAATGCCCGGGTGATCAGTTCATTCGGCGGCAGCGAAATGGGGCACCTCGTACTCGACTCGCCTGTCCGGTCCGGCGCCAGTGGCGCACCGGTGCTCGATCGCAACGGACTCGTGCAGGGCGTGGTCAGCCGCCGCACCATGATCAACCGGGTCCTGGCCGTCGGTGCGACGGAGGCCAGATCGTTCCTCGCCAGGCAGGGCGTGCATGTGCGCCAGGATGACAGACCACAGATCGCAGCGAACGGCTCACGCGCCCACCGTGCCGCATCGATATCGGCACGTGTCACCTGTCTGCAAAGATAG
- a CDS encoding transglycosylase SLT domain-containing protein has protein sequence MADPADTKLSDLPNSDRAIAAPATRRAEIAAIIDREAKRAGIPAAIAEAVVHTESGYVESVIGGDGEIGLMQVLPSTARMMGFSGSLTELAVPETNIRYGVSYLAQAWRLAGSDICTAVMKYRAGHGESRFSHLSVDYCVKVRTRLSARGYAVTGTVPVATFGRLAGKGKGGGGGCGGKCIGGTSGSADLEAFNSKINQIIVKITVKEIPRP, from the coding sequence TTGGCTGATCCAGCTGACACCAAGCTCTCCGATCTCCCGAACAGCGATCGCGCGATTGCCGCGCCAGCTACAAGGCGCGCCGAAATCGCCGCGATCATAGATCGGGAAGCCAAGCGGGCCGGAATTCCCGCAGCGATTGCTGAAGCGGTTGTCCATACCGAAAGCGGCTATGTCGAGAGTGTGATCGGGGGAGATGGCGAGATCGGCCTCATGCAGGTTCTGCCGTCGACCGCACGGATGATGGGCTTCTCCGGGTCCCTGACGGAACTCGCGGTTCCCGAGACCAACATCCGCTATGGTGTCTCCTATCTCGCGCAAGCCTGGCGGCTCGCCGGCAGTGACATCTGCACCGCCGTCATGAAATATCGCGCCGGCCACGGAGAAAGCCGCTTCTCGCACTTGTCGGTCGACTATTGCGTGAAAGTTCGCACCAGGTTGAGCGCGCGCGGCTATGCCGTGACAGGCACGGTTCCCGTCGCAACTTTTGGGCGCCTAGCAGGCAAGGGCAAGGGGGGCGGCGGCGGTTGCGGTGGAAAATGTATCGGTGGCACGAGCGGGAGCGCCGATCTGGAAGCCTTCAACAGCAAGATCAACCAGATCATTGTCAAGATCACGGTGAAAGAGATACCGCGGCCGTGA
- a CDS encoding DUF4880 domain-containing protein: MATHVPENPAIFLTPVDREAHDWMTRFTGGNATAADLQAFRDWSARDPVHKEAFARACQLWETIGPASDLLKSRQDAHVSRSNRLVGRRAFLGGALAASAAAAAYLAAQPPFGLWPSLSELAADYRTAPGEQRSLVLAGGPSVELNTRSSIALRPSSDGAERLELLGGEAAISTRAGMNVEVIAGEGRVVTADAVFNMRYERGIVSTTCVSGALDVACGDRSVRLRPGEQVVYSPNGLRAVAKVDPVAVTAWKDGMLVFQSTPLDEAVAEINRYRSGVIIITSAALGRRLFNARFHIANVDGVVAQIQQIFGASVTSLPGGIVLLG; encoded by the coding sequence ATGGCGACGCACGTTCCCGAGAACCCGGCGATTTTCCTGACGCCAGTGGATCGCGAAGCGCATGACTGGATGACGCGCTTCACGGGTGGCAATGCCACCGCCGCCGATCTCCAGGCTTTCAGGGACTGGTCGGCGCGCGACCCTGTTCACAAAGAAGCGTTCGCGCGCGCCTGCCAGCTTTGGGAAACTATCGGTCCCGCGAGTGATCTGCTGAAGAGCCGGCAGGACGCGCATGTTTCAAGATCAAACAGGCTTGTCGGCCGCCGTGCATTTCTTGGCGGCGCGCTAGCCGCGTCAGCCGCCGCGGCAGCCTACCTCGCCGCGCAGCCGCCGTTTGGCCTCTGGCCATCACTGTCGGAACTTGCCGCCGATTATCGGACGGCTCCGGGCGAACAGCGCAGTCTCGTGCTTGCCGGAGGCCCGTCGGTCGAACTGAACACGCGCAGCAGCATTGCCCTGAGACCATCTTCTGACGGTGCCGAACGCCTGGAGTTGCTTGGCGGTGAGGCGGCGATCTCGACGCGCGCCGGGATGAACGTTGAAGTAATCGCCGGCGAGGGCCGTGTCGTCACGGCCGATGCGGTCTTCAACATGCGCTATGAACGCGGCATCGTCTCCACGACCTGTGTCAGTGGCGCACTCGATGTCGCCTGTGGCGATCGTTCTGTCCGGCTTCGTCCCGGCGAGCAGGTTGTCTATTCCCCGAACGGTTTGAGGGCTGTGGCAAAAGTGGATCCGGTTGCGGTGACAGCCTGGAAGGACGGTATGCTGGTGTTCCAATCGACGCCCCTCGATGAGGCTGTCGCCGAGATCAATCGCTACCGATCCGGTGTCATCATCATCACCAGTGCGGCATTGGGGCGCCGGTTGTTCAACGCCCGGTTCCACATCGCAAATGTCGACGGCGTCGTTGCGCAGATCCAGCAGATCTTCGGGGCATCAGTAACGTCCTTGCCTGGGGGCATCGTCCTGCTTGGCTGA
- a CDS encoding YbjN domain-containing protein, with amino-acid sequence MSTSETTHHAEPKLAASEDLPNRVLSAATKTLFGAASASQEDTDLVTGLTLDALGDHLQACGLRVETVRDGEARFLRSATNGLTFDIRPGNAFAAASDRFADVTFVALFAVSGTLPLDLLNRWNQSHRFGRLFLDSFAPDRNYLVFCMDVSVAGGVMSNHLHHQIVLWDGLIQQLIPWLREEVSKIVPTVDTASNMADIGRVEAPDTSEVVVN; translated from the coding sequence ATGTCCACTAGTGAAACCACCCATCACGCCGAACCCAAGCTCGCCGCGAGCGAAGACTTGCCCAACCGGGTTCTGTCCGCTGCCACCAAGACCCTATTCGGCGCTGCTTCCGCTTCGCAGGAAGACACCGACCTTGTCACCGGACTGACCCTCGATGCGCTGGGCGATCATCTCCAGGCATGCGGCCTCCGTGTCGAGACCGTGCGTGACGGTGAGGCTCGCTTCCTGCGGTCGGCAACGAACGGACTTACCTTCGACATCCGTCCAGGCAATGCCTTCGCGGCCGCTTCCGATCGATTTGCAGATGTCACCTTCGTAGCGCTGTTTGCGGTAAGCGGCACGCTGCCGCTCGATCTCCTCAATCGTTGGAACCAGTCGCACCGGTTCGGGCGCCTCTTTCTCGACAGCTTCGCGCCAGATCGCAATTACCTGGTTTTCTGCATGGATGTATCGGTGGCCGGCGGGGTGATGTCGAACCATCTCCATCACCAGATCGTGCTGTGGGATGGTCTGATCCAGCAGCTCATCCCCTGGCTTCGTGAGGAGGTCAGCAAGATCGTCCCTACCGTCGATACCGCATCGAACATGGCGGATATCGGCAGGGTCGAGGCGCCTGACACGTCCGAGGTCGTGGTCAACTGA
- a CDS encoding sigma-70 family RNA polymerase sigma factor produces the protein MSSSNRETLRRSFMLGYEELRARLSRRFGSVDLASDALHETWLRIDNAAPVGDVRSPKHYLLQMASNVALKRVGAENRFVTLTDAKMAVGLVDNAPDPERAAIARSEVEALARALAELTPRRRDILLASRLNSIPLWEIAESLGVSQRLVEIELKHALAHCAQRLQRNVTRRFGPKPSEGSKAEEDPI, from the coding sequence GTGAGCAGTTCGAACCGTGAAACGCTCCGGCGATCTTTTATGCTTGGTTACGAGGAACTGCGTGCGCGGCTCAGCCGACGCTTCGGGTCTGTCGACCTCGCCAGCGATGCACTGCACGAGACCTGGCTGCGGATCGACAATGCAGCCCCGGTCGGGGATGTGCGCAGTCCGAAGCATTATCTGTTGCAGATGGCTTCGAACGTCGCCTTGAAGCGCGTGGGTGCCGAGAACCGTTTTGTTACGCTCACGGATGCCAAGATGGCGGTCGGTCTGGTCGATAATGCGCCGGACCCTGAACGTGCCGCCATCGCACGCTCCGAGGTCGAGGCACTTGCCCGCGCATTGGCGGAACTGACGCCGCGTCGCCGCGACATCCTGCTCGCCTCGCGCTTGAACTCGATTCCCCTCTGGGAAATTGCCGAGAGCCTGGGGGTTTCGCAGCGTCTTGTCGAGATTGAATTGAAGCATGCGCTTGCCCATTGTGCGCAACGGCTGCAGCGAAACGTAACAAGGAGATTCGGTCCCAAGCCTTCAGAAGGATCTAAGGCAGAAGAGGACCCGATCTGA